A genomic region of Arachis stenosperma cultivar V10309 chromosome 9, arast.V10309.gnm1.PFL2, whole genome shotgun sequence contains the following coding sequences:
- the LOC130951941 gene encoding uncharacterized protein LOC130951941 isoform X2 produces MAGNTRFDLSATSPEEPVFKGTFLNGQRGILMNGSLDRSASFCDGNEGQVCSTVSRGNYTSTGDPAPVAQYLMLDPINMGDQKYTRSGELRRVLGITFGSTREDCAFGTANLKHPPPVATEELKRFKASVQEASARARYRSKRLDESLHKLKCWEALNMKKQLRNEILTNERLGGGPHFLKMGSQTHRNPSEHVNQRLEDRPKNVILNKRIRTSATEIRAEGQSTSCMRQPLAVGKDRDNMKDSSRGCDTVEEKMRKLPAGGETWDKKMKRKRSMGTFFSRSNDGEGELKRVMHLKLTNESGMQSSDAQGLRSGYTVGNSKLDVASLSTISIACATAKNEQEKVSRDSMDGLNNERDAHKGSKFNVRDNNYTGGTYALPKGKASRAPRTAPLMAGNSSSVSHSSEMLETWEQPSSTNKPHLVTINRKRPLPAGSSSSPMAQWVGQRPQKISRTRRANVVSPVLNCDEVQVSLEGCSPVDVGTRMTFTTVSKDAVNIIKEGRVKHENVSSPTRLSESEESVAGENGECKLNEKGLGSNDVDERAINNSYNLSFPALATKKKKMPGKEIGDGLRRQGRSNRGASVSKNGISPVKEKLEIATLTKPIRSMKHSSEKNGSKSGRPPLKKSCDRKTITRNGLPSTSDSPDIAGESDDDREELLAAANFANIGCSSSFWKKLEPYFGPVNLEDIAYLKHLVKSTEEDHRCLSQMLGLGTDALDERTHTDNILSQGSLSGERERRVLNQTDSIKMSLMADMLDQHVDASFLSRQMVTEGNKVPPLYQRVLAALIIDDQIEETVGDGNMSFSEYEFNSNMVSCNGNASFTNGTAHGHEGDVFLQQMHQGPLHPRTEKLDMLSENGIPDMHRVSCSSSFNCDYEQLGVEDRILLELQSVGLYPEPVPGLADGDCEAIDQDILQLQKELHQQVTEKGKGLMKLIPAVEEGREMEQRALEEVAMEKLVELAYKKKLATRGSSAARNGLTKVAKPVALAFMKKTLARCRKFVETGRSCFLEPVFKDVLFASPARNGNAGPVLAVNLPQTLNSQQDHAFSGLFPCKEQDVLGNLDNPSDQDFARTGPILNRGKKKEVLLDDVSGCAALRSESTLGNSFMGGAKGKRSGRERDKGTSARNSASKGGRGERKTKAKPKQKSAQLSTSGIGSHSQLMENNNTEHKLASGSNEPTSSGSNKKSKVGSASHVSIDPEEPMDFANLHELDPMELGVDSELNEHQDLDSWLNIDEDGLQDDAVGLDIPMDDLSDLNMLL; encoded by the exons ATGGCTGGAAATACTAGATTTGATTTAAGTGCTACTAGTCCAGAGGAACCAGTTTTCAAGGGGACCTTTCTGAATGGACAGAGAGGGATTCTGATGAATGGCAGTTTGGACAGGTCTGCAAGCTTTTGTGACGGTAATGAGGGGCAGGTATGTTCTACTGTGTCCCGGGGAAATTATACTTCTACAGGAGATCCAGCTCCAGTAGCTCAGTATTTAATGTTGGATCCGATAAACATGGGAGATCAAAAATATACTAGGTCTGGTGAGTTAAGGCGAGTCCTAGGGATAACTTTTGGTAGCACCCGTGAAGATTGTGCTTTTGGAACTGCTAATTTGAAGCATCCCCCTCCTGTGGCTACAGAGGAACTGAAGCGATTCAAAGCAAGTGTGCAAGAGGCTTCTGCGCGAGCTAG ATATAGATCAAAAAGGTTGGATGAATCCTTACATAAATTGAAGTGTTGGGAGGCTTTAAACATGAAGAAACAACTTAGGAATGAGATATTGACAAATGAAAGGCTAGGCGGTGGGCCACATTTCTTGAAGATGGGAAGTCAGACTCATAGGAATCCATCAGAGCATGTGAATCAAAGACTAGAGGACAGGCCTAAGAATGTCATTCTGAATAAGCGCATACGTACATCAGCTACTGAAATTCGG GCTGAAGGACAAAGTACTAGCTGTATGAGGCAGCCTTTGGCTGTTGGAAAGGATAGAGACAATATGAAGGATAGTAGCAGAGGTTGTGACACTGTTGAAGAGAAGATGCGAAAATTACCTGCAGGTGGAGAAACATGGGACAAAAAAATGAAACGAAAACGTTCCATGGGCACTTTTTTCTCCAGATCCAATGATGGTGAGGGAGAACTTAAAAGGGTTATGCATCTAAAGCTAACTAATGAGTCTGGTATGCAGTCTTCTGATGCCCAAGGTTTGAG GTCAGGATATACTGTCGGTAATAGCAAGCTTGATGTAGCTTCCCTGTCTACTATTTCCATTGCATGTGCAACTGCCAAGAATGAGCAAGAAAAGGTCTCAAGGGATTCAATGGATGGATTAAATAATGAACGAGATGCACATAAAGGAAGCAA GTTTAATGTTCGTGATAATAATTACACAGGTGGTACTTATGCATTGCCAAAAGGAAAGGCTTCAAGGGCTCCACGAACTGCTCCTTTGATGGCCGGAAACTCATCATCTGTATCTCATTCTTCTGAAATGCTTGAAACCTGGGAACAACCTTCAAGTACGAACAAGCCTCATTTAGTAACTATCAATCGTAAGCGTCCTTTGCCTGCTGGATCTTCTTCATCCCCTATGGCCCAATGGGTTGGGCAGAGACCTCAAAAGATTTCTCGCACTCGAAGAGCCAATGTGGTATCCCCTGTCTTGAATTGTGATGAAGTGCAGGTGTCATTGGAAGGCTGTTCCCCTGTGGATGTTGGTACTAGGATGACTTTTACTACAGTTTCCAAGGATGCTGTCAACATCATTAAAGAAGGTAGAGTGAAACACGAAAATGTTTCTTCCCCAACTAGATTATCTGAAAGTGAAGAATCAGTTGCTGGGGAAAATGGTGAATGTAAACTAAATGAGAAAGGTTTGGGAAGTAATGATGTTGATGAAAGAGCCATAAATAATTCATATAATTTAAGTTTCCCTGCGTTAgcaacgaaaaagaaaaaaatgccaGGCAAAGAGATTGGAGATGGTTTGCGTAGACAGGGCAGGAGTAACAGGGGTGCATCAGTGTCAAAGAATGGCATCTCACCAGTGAAAGAGAAGCTGGAGATCGCAACCTTGACAAAGCCAATTAGAAGTATGAAGCATTCTTCTGAAAAGAATGGAAG TAAATCAGGGCGTCCTCCGTTGAAGAAATCATGTGATAGGAAAACTATTACTCGCAATGGGCTTCCATCAACTAGTGATTCCCCAGATATCGCAG GTGAGTCAGATGATGACCGAGAGGAACTTTTAGCTGCTGCAAATTTCGCAA ATATTGGTTGTTCTAGTTCGTTTTGGAAGAAGCTTGAACCTTATTTTGGTCCTGTCAATTTGGAGGACATAGCTTACCTGAAGCACCTG GTTAAGTCAACAGAGGAGGATCACAGATGTTTGTCTCAAATGCTCGGCCTTGGAACTGATGCCCTG GATGAACGTACACATACAGATAACATTCTCTCACAAGGTTCTCTCtctggagaaagagaaagaagagtcTTAAATCAAACTGATTCCATAAAGATGTCCTTGATGGCTGACATGCTTGATCAGCATGTTGATGCTAGTTTTTTAAGCAGACAAATGGTAACAGAAGGAAACAAAGTTCCCCCACTGTACCAGAGGGTACTGGCAGCTCTGATTATTGATGACCAAATTGAAGAAACTGTTGGAGATGGGAATATGTCTTTCTCTGAATATGAATTCAATTCTAACATGGTTTCTTGTAATGGGAATGCTAGCTTTACTAATGGCACAGCCCACGGTCATGAAGGTGACGTGTTTTTACAACAAATGCACCAGGGACCATTGCATCCAAGGACTGAAAAGCTCGACATGTTATCTGAAAATGGTATACCAGATATGCATAGGGTTTCTTGTTCATCATCTTTCAATTGTGATTATGAGCAATTGGGTGTGGAGGATAGAATCTTACTGGAGCTGCAGAGTGTTGGCCTTTATCCAGAACCAGTG CCTGGTCTTGCTGATGGAGATTGCGAAGCTATTGATCAAGATATTCTTCAATTACAGAAGGAACTTCACCAACAG GTCACTGAAAAAGGAAAGGGCTTAATGAAACTCATTCCAGCAGTAGAAGAGGGCAGGGAAATGGAACAACG AGCCCTTGAGGAAGTTGCTATGGAAAAACTTGTTGAGTTGGCTTATAAGAAGAAGCTG GCCACCCGTGGAAGTAGTGCCGCAAGAAATGGCCTTACTAAGGTTGCAAAGCCAGTTGCTTTGGCTTTCATGAAGAAGACACTTGCTAGATGCAGGAAATTTGTGGAAACTGGGAGGAGTTGCTTTCTGGAGCCTGTCTTTAAAGATGTGCTATTTGCTTCTCCTGCCCGTAATGGCAATGCTGGACCGGTCCTTGCTGTAAATCTACCACAAACTCTAAACTCTCAGCAAGATCATGCCTTTTCAG GTTTGTTTCCTTGCAAGGAGCAGGATGTGTTGGGAAATCTAGACAATCCCTCTGACCAGGATTTTGCCAGAACTGGACCAATACTAAACAGAGGGAAGAAAAAGGAAGTGCTACTTGATGATGTTAGTGGCTGTGCTGCTTTGAGATCTGAGTCAACTCTTGGCAATTCTTTCATGGGTGGAGCAAAGGGAAAAAGGAGCGGAAGAGAGAGAGACAAAGGCACTTCTGCAAGAAACTCTGCCTCAAAAGGCGGCCGGGGTGAGCGTAAAACCAAAGCAAAGCCCAAACAGAAGTCAGCTCAACTATCTACTTCTGGAATTGGATCTCATAGCCAGTTGATGGAAAATAACAATACTGAGCATAAATTGGCTTCTGGCTCTAATGAACCAACTTCCAGTGGTAGCAACAAGAAAAGCAAAGTGGGTTCTGCATCTCATGTGTCCATTGACCCTGAGGAGCCTATGGATTTTGCAAACTTGCATGAATTAGACCCCATGGAACTAGGTGTAGATAGTGAACTTAATGAGCATCAAGACCTGGACTCGTGGTTGAACATTGATGAGGATGGTTTACAAGATGATGCAGTGGGCTTGGATATACCAATGGATGATTTGTCTGATTTGAATATGCTTCTATGA
- the LOC130951945 gene encoding lipoyl synthase 1, chloroplastic produces the protein MIQHSVFNRSSISFSAPLPTTSRKRCGFLNPIRCDATDSSLSPSPASIPAPPKLMESERKSGSYPGGLGPYTGRDPNVKKPLWLRQRAPQGERFQEIKESLSHLKLNTVCEEAQCPNIGECWNGGGDGIATATIMVLGDTCTRGCRFCAVKTSRNPAPPDPMEPENTAKAVASWGVDYIVLTSVDRDDLPDGGSGHFAQTVKAMKNLKPEIMVECLTSDFRGDLKAVDTLVHSGLDVFAHNIETVKRLQRIVRDPRAGYEQSLSVLKHAKHSKEGMITKTSIMLGLGETDHEVKEVMADLRAIDVDILTFGQYLQPTPLHLTVKEYVTPEKFAFWKEYGESIGFRYVASGPLVRSSYRAGELFVQTMVREKAKTAGDSSS, from the exons ATGATTCAGCACTCGGTTTTCAACCGTTCTTCAATCTCCTTCTCCGCCCCACTTCCCACCACATCCCGAAAACGCTGCGGTTTCCTCAACCCGATTCGATGCGACGCCACGGATTCATCGCTTTCTCCGTCGCCGGCGTCGATTCCCGCCCCGCCAAAGCTGATGGAATCGGAGCGCAAGAGCGGGTCCTACCCTGGTGGGTTGGGCCCTTACACTGGCAGAGACCCCAATGTTAAGAAGCCACTGTGGCTGCGGCAGAGAGCTCCCCAAGGCGAAAGGTTCCAAGAGATTAAGGAATCTTTGTCCCATTTGAAGCTCAACACTGTTTGCGAGGAAGCTCAGTGCCCCAACATTGGAGAG TGTTGGAATGGAGGTGGGGATGGTATTGCAACTGCAACAATCATGGTTCTTGGGGACACTTGCACCCGTGGATGTAGATTCTGTGCTGTCAAGACTAGCAGAAACCCTGCACCTCCTGATCCTATGGAACCAGAAAATACTGCAAAGGCTGTTGCTAGTTGGGG TGTTGATTATATTGTTCTAACAAGTGTCGACCGTGATGACCTACCTGATGGAGGAAGTGGGCATTTTGCTCAGACTGTTAAAGCTATGAAG AATCTCAAACCTGAGATCATGGTTGAGTGTTTAACCTCTGATTTTCGGGGTGATCTGAAAGCTGTTGACACTCTGGTTCACTCTGGATTAGATGTCTTTGCTCACAACATTGAGACAGTCAAACGGCTTCAAAGAATTGTTAGAGATCCTAGGGCTGG GTATGAGCAAAGCTTGTCAGTTCTAAAGCATGCAAAACATAGCAAAGAGGGAATGATAACAAAAACCTCTATAATGCTGGGCCTTGGAGAAACTGATCATGAGGTGAAAGAAGTGATGGCTGATTTAAGGGCCATAGATGTTGATATTCTGACATTTGGTCAGTATTTGCAG CCGACTCCCTTGCACTTGACTGTCAAAGAGTATGTTACACCAGAGAAGTTCGCTTTCTGGAAAGAGTATGGGGAGTCTATCGGTTTTCGTTATGTAGCCAGTGGGCCACTG GTTCGATCGTCGTACAGGGCTGGAGAGCTATTTGTCCAGACAATGGTACGCGAAAAAGCCAAGACTGCTGGTGACTCGTCGTCCTGA
- the LOC130951941 gene encoding uncharacterized protein LOC130951941 isoform X1: MAGNTRFDLSATSPEEPVFKGTFLNGQRGILMNGSLDRSASFCDGNEGQVCSTVSRGNYTSTGDPAPVAQYLMLDPINMGDQKYTRSGELRRVLGITFGSTREDCAFGTANLKHPPPVATEELKRFKASVQEASARARYRSKRLDESLHKLKCWEALNMKKQLRNEILTNERLGGGPHFLKMGSQTHRNPSEHVNQRLEDRPKNVILNKRIRTSATEIRAEGQSTSCMRQPLAVGKDRDNMKDSSRGCDTVEEKMRKLPAGGETWDKKMKRKRSMGTFFSRSNDGEGELKRVMHLKLTNESGMQSSDAQGLRSGYTVGNSKLDVASLSTISIACATAKNEQEKVSRDSMDGLNNERDAHKGSKFNVRDNNYTGGTYALPKGKASRAPRTAPLMAGNSSSVSHSSEMLETWEQPSSTNKPHLVTINRKRPLPAGSSSSPMAQWVGQRPQKISRTRRANVVSPVLNCDEVQVSLEGCSPVDVGTRMTFTTVSKDAVNIIKEGRVKHENVSSPTRLSESEESVAGENGECKLNEKGLGSNDVDERAINNSYNLSFPALATKKKKMPGKEIGDGLRRQGRSNRGASVSKNGISPVKEKLEIATLTKPIRSMKHSSEKNGSKSGRPPLKKSCDRKTITRNGLPSTSDSPDIAGESDDDREELLAAANFASNASYIGCSSSFWKKLEPYFGPVNLEDIAYLKHLVKSTEEDHRCLSQMLGLGTDALDERTHTDNILSQGSLSGERERRVLNQTDSIKMSLMADMLDQHVDASFLSRQMVTEGNKVPPLYQRVLAALIIDDQIEETVGDGNMSFSEYEFNSNMVSCNGNASFTNGTAHGHEGDVFLQQMHQGPLHPRTEKLDMLSENGIPDMHRVSCSSSFNCDYEQLGVEDRILLELQSVGLYPEPVPGLADGDCEAIDQDILQLQKELHQQVTEKGKGLMKLIPAVEEGREMEQRALEEVAMEKLVELAYKKKLATRGSSAARNGLTKVAKPVALAFMKKTLARCRKFVETGRSCFLEPVFKDVLFASPARNGNAGPVLAVNLPQTLNSQQDHAFSGLFPCKEQDVLGNLDNPSDQDFARTGPILNRGKKKEVLLDDVSGCAALRSESTLGNSFMGGAKGKRSGRERDKGTSARNSASKGGRGERKTKAKPKQKSAQLSTSGIGSHSQLMENNNTEHKLASGSNEPTSSGSNKKSKVGSASHVSIDPEEPMDFANLHELDPMELGVDSELNEHQDLDSWLNIDEDGLQDDAVGLDIPMDDLSDLNMLL; encoded by the exons ATGGCTGGAAATACTAGATTTGATTTAAGTGCTACTAGTCCAGAGGAACCAGTTTTCAAGGGGACCTTTCTGAATGGACAGAGAGGGATTCTGATGAATGGCAGTTTGGACAGGTCTGCAAGCTTTTGTGACGGTAATGAGGGGCAGGTATGTTCTACTGTGTCCCGGGGAAATTATACTTCTACAGGAGATCCAGCTCCAGTAGCTCAGTATTTAATGTTGGATCCGATAAACATGGGAGATCAAAAATATACTAGGTCTGGTGAGTTAAGGCGAGTCCTAGGGATAACTTTTGGTAGCACCCGTGAAGATTGTGCTTTTGGAACTGCTAATTTGAAGCATCCCCCTCCTGTGGCTACAGAGGAACTGAAGCGATTCAAAGCAAGTGTGCAAGAGGCTTCTGCGCGAGCTAG ATATAGATCAAAAAGGTTGGATGAATCCTTACATAAATTGAAGTGTTGGGAGGCTTTAAACATGAAGAAACAACTTAGGAATGAGATATTGACAAATGAAAGGCTAGGCGGTGGGCCACATTTCTTGAAGATGGGAAGTCAGACTCATAGGAATCCATCAGAGCATGTGAATCAAAGACTAGAGGACAGGCCTAAGAATGTCATTCTGAATAAGCGCATACGTACATCAGCTACTGAAATTCGG GCTGAAGGACAAAGTACTAGCTGTATGAGGCAGCCTTTGGCTGTTGGAAAGGATAGAGACAATATGAAGGATAGTAGCAGAGGTTGTGACACTGTTGAAGAGAAGATGCGAAAATTACCTGCAGGTGGAGAAACATGGGACAAAAAAATGAAACGAAAACGTTCCATGGGCACTTTTTTCTCCAGATCCAATGATGGTGAGGGAGAACTTAAAAGGGTTATGCATCTAAAGCTAACTAATGAGTCTGGTATGCAGTCTTCTGATGCCCAAGGTTTGAG GTCAGGATATACTGTCGGTAATAGCAAGCTTGATGTAGCTTCCCTGTCTACTATTTCCATTGCATGTGCAACTGCCAAGAATGAGCAAGAAAAGGTCTCAAGGGATTCAATGGATGGATTAAATAATGAACGAGATGCACATAAAGGAAGCAA GTTTAATGTTCGTGATAATAATTACACAGGTGGTACTTATGCATTGCCAAAAGGAAAGGCTTCAAGGGCTCCACGAACTGCTCCTTTGATGGCCGGAAACTCATCATCTGTATCTCATTCTTCTGAAATGCTTGAAACCTGGGAACAACCTTCAAGTACGAACAAGCCTCATTTAGTAACTATCAATCGTAAGCGTCCTTTGCCTGCTGGATCTTCTTCATCCCCTATGGCCCAATGGGTTGGGCAGAGACCTCAAAAGATTTCTCGCACTCGAAGAGCCAATGTGGTATCCCCTGTCTTGAATTGTGATGAAGTGCAGGTGTCATTGGAAGGCTGTTCCCCTGTGGATGTTGGTACTAGGATGACTTTTACTACAGTTTCCAAGGATGCTGTCAACATCATTAAAGAAGGTAGAGTGAAACACGAAAATGTTTCTTCCCCAACTAGATTATCTGAAAGTGAAGAATCAGTTGCTGGGGAAAATGGTGAATGTAAACTAAATGAGAAAGGTTTGGGAAGTAATGATGTTGATGAAAGAGCCATAAATAATTCATATAATTTAAGTTTCCCTGCGTTAgcaacgaaaaagaaaaaaatgccaGGCAAAGAGATTGGAGATGGTTTGCGTAGACAGGGCAGGAGTAACAGGGGTGCATCAGTGTCAAAGAATGGCATCTCACCAGTGAAAGAGAAGCTGGAGATCGCAACCTTGACAAAGCCAATTAGAAGTATGAAGCATTCTTCTGAAAAGAATGGAAG TAAATCAGGGCGTCCTCCGTTGAAGAAATCATGTGATAGGAAAACTATTACTCGCAATGGGCTTCCATCAACTAGTGATTCCCCAGATATCGCAG GTGAGTCAGATGATGACCGAGAGGAACTTTTAGCTGCTGCAAATTTCGCAAGTAATGCCAGCT ATATTGGTTGTTCTAGTTCGTTTTGGAAGAAGCTTGAACCTTATTTTGGTCCTGTCAATTTGGAGGACATAGCTTACCTGAAGCACCTG GTTAAGTCAACAGAGGAGGATCACAGATGTTTGTCTCAAATGCTCGGCCTTGGAACTGATGCCCTG GATGAACGTACACATACAGATAACATTCTCTCACAAGGTTCTCTCtctggagaaagagaaagaagagtcTTAAATCAAACTGATTCCATAAAGATGTCCTTGATGGCTGACATGCTTGATCAGCATGTTGATGCTAGTTTTTTAAGCAGACAAATGGTAACAGAAGGAAACAAAGTTCCCCCACTGTACCAGAGGGTACTGGCAGCTCTGATTATTGATGACCAAATTGAAGAAACTGTTGGAGATGGGAATATGTCTTTCTCTGAATATGAATTCAATTCTAACATGGTTTCTTGTAATGGGAATGCTAGCTTTACTAATGGCACAGCCCACGGTCATGAAGGTGACGTGTTTTTACAACAAATGCACCAGGGACCATTGCATCCAAGGACTGAAAAGCTCGACATGTTATCTGAAAATGGTATACCAGATATGCATAGGGTTTCTTGTTCATCATCTTTCAATTGTGATTATGAGCAATTGGGTGTGGAGGATAGAATCTTACTGGAGCTGCAGAGTGTTGGCCTTTATCCAGAACCAGTG CCTGGTCTTGCTGATGGAGATTGCGAAGCTATTGATCAAGATATTCTTCAATTACAGAAGGAACTTCACCAACAG GTCACTGAAAAAGGAAAGGGCTTAATGAAACTCATTCCAGCAGTAGAAGAGGGCAGGGAAATGGAACAACG AGCCCTTGAGGAAGTTGCTATGGAAAAACTTGTTGAGTTGGCTTATAAGAAGAAGCTG GCCACCCGTGGAAGTAGTGCCGCAAGAAATGGCCTTACTAAGGTTGCAAAGCCAGTTGCTTTGGCTTTCATGAAGAAGACACTTGCTAGATGCAGGAAATTTGTGGAAACTGGGAGGAGTTGCTTTCTGGAGCCTGTCTTTAAAGATGTGCTATTTGCTTCTCCTGCCCGTAATGGCAATGCTGGACCGGTCCTTGCTGTAAATCTACCACAAACTCTAAACTCTCAGCAAGATCATGCCTTTTCAG GTTTGTTTCCTTGCAAGGAGCAGGATGTGTTGGGAAATCTAGACAATCCCTCTGACCAGGATTTTGCCAGAACTGGACCAATACTAAACAGAGGGAAGAAAAAGGAAGTGCTACTTGATGATGTTAGTGGCTGTGCTGCTTTGAGATCTGAGTCAACTCTTGGCAATTCTTTCATGGGTGGAGCAAAGGGAAAAAGGAGCGGAAGAGAGAGAGACAAAGGCACTTCTGCAAGAAACTCTGCCTCAAAAGGCGGCCGGGGTGAGCGTAAAACCAAAGCAAAGCCCAAACAGAAGTCAGCTCAACTATCTACTTCTGGAATTGGATCTCATAGCCAGTTGATGGAAAATAACAATACTGAGCATAAATTGGCTTCTGGCTCTAATGAACCAACTTCCAGTGGTAGCAACAAGAAAAGCAAAGTGGGTTCTGCATCTCATGTGTCCATTGACCCTGAGGAGCCTATGGATTTTGCAAACTTGCATGAATTAGACCCCATGGAACTAGGTGTAGATAGTGAACTTAATGAGCATCAAGACCTGGACTCGTGGTTGAACATTGATGAGGATGGTTTACAAGATGATGCAGTGGGCTTGGATATACCAATGGATGATTTGTCTGATTTGAATATGCTTCTATGA